A stretch of Eschrichtius robustus isolate mEscRob2 chromosome 6, mEscRob2.pri, whole genome shotgun sequence DNA encodes these proteins:
- the LOC137766653 gene encoding developmental pluripotency-associated protein 3-like, whose translation MDSSEVNPTWTLESPQTSIDENSQAIPVASQPMSEVLIKNLSNLTPNPSIKLPFILPECLPQPTGRLLGETIPYRRGVRTVLTDRRDKMEQSVFQLIQSIKKRCGKGVPWSDSQREPWQNDVETQSRGQRFRSSCRFCRFHRDPSEDNYENYYNNKYYSNYDMESKEP comes from the coding sequence ATGGATTCATCTGAGGTTAACCCAACCTGGACCCTGGAGTCTCCTCAAACGTCCATTGATGAAAATTCCCAGGCAATTCCAGTTGCCTCTCAACCTATGTCTGAAGTGTTAATAAAGAACCTCAGTAACCTGACGCCCAACCCTAGTATCAAACTGCCATTCATTCTACCAGAATGTCTGCCTCAACCAACTGGGCGGTTACTTGGTGAAACCATACCCTATAGGAGAGGGGTGAGGACCGTGTTAACTGATCGGAGAGATAAGATGGAACAATCAGTTTTTCAATTGATTCAATCTATTAAAAAACGCTGCGGCAAAGGAGTTCCTTGGTCTGACTCTCAAAGAGAACCATGGCAGAATGATGTTGAGACTCAGTCAAGAGGGCAAAGATTTAGAAGTAGCTGTCGTTTTTGCCGGTTTCATAGAGATCCTTCTGAGGATAATTATGAGAATTATTACAACAATAAGTATTACAGTAATTATGACATGGAGTCGAAGGAGCCATAA